A stretch of the Engraulis encrasicolus isolate BLACKSEA-1 chromosome 19, IST_EnEncr_1.0, whole genome shotgun sequence genome encodes the following:
- the LOC134469840 gene encoding osteoclast stimulatory transmembrane protein-like, translating into MALADWLAQTRTGLSTFRSEASKVLRFLWNVYSKPTPSNRFEIFILFLLCFFISTSIAALLLLWMVYSLTYDLSGVAIFSGVFTVLVTADLMMVHPVRCILSILLPSLGTGQGRKILISSVLTLTLATCVPNMVRNANWTAYLIRCSSRSLITGMLNSSQMTQQALGDINAWTAKMPASSGMSSLSLKQEVDASAVRREISAMADNMKADLTSVHDSLSLASSVLQKLTAAALVLLMLCGSAAYLIGYLTDLKYDNVYASRRLMAALVASGGDGATTTLPVRYRGRLVRTAGVKMTRDEVRRCAWGVMVLGFYAMLCFAVIALDHFVYRALELLLAWTRDVPEIKFQIDVNLEVGGQAIGFIDFPIERFHNSYSHRLDVLPGHCVKPLSPPDSSIITSACVLLLTGLLLVLGQVFARRLRRKICASFYNEREEERTHHLLQKILDEREREKEDN; encoded by the exons ATGGCATTGGCCGATTGGTTGGCTCAAACCAGAACAGGGCT ATCAACTTTCCGGTCAGAAGCTTCCAAGGTACTCAGGTTCCTGTGGAATGTGTACTCCAAACCTACTCCATCCAACCGCTTCGagatcttcatcctcttcctcctctgcttcttcATCTCCACGTCGATAGCGGCCCTGCTGCTGCTATGGATGGTGTACAGCCTGACCTATGACCTCAGCGGCGTGGCCATCTTCTCAGGGGTTTTCACGGTCCTCGTGACGGCGGACCTGATGATGGTCCACCCGGTACGCTGCATTCTCAGCATCCTCCTCCCGTCGCTGGGCACCGGCCAAGGCCGCAAGATCCTGATATCCTCTGTCCTAACCCTGACCTTGGCCACGTGCGTCCCGAACATGGTGAGGAACGCCAACTGGACGGCCTACCTGATCCGCTGTTCGTCTCGCAGTCTGATCACGGGCATGCTGAACTCAAGCCAGATGACCCAGCAGGCGCTCGGAGACATCAACGCCTGGACGGCCAAGATGCCCGCCAGCAGCGGCATGAGTAGCCTCAGCCTCAAGCAGGAAGTGGACGCCAGCGCCGTGCGGCGGGAGATCTCCGCCATGGCAGACAACATGAAGGCGGACTTGACCTCCGTGCACGACTCCCTCAGCCTCGCCTCTTCGGTACTGCAGAAGCTGACCGCTGCTGCCCTGGTGCTCCTCATGCTTTGTGGCTCCGCGGCGTATCTGATTGGCTACCTCACGGACCTCAAGTATGACAACGTGTACGCGTCCCGTCGCCTCATGGCTGCTCTAGTGGCAAGTGGTGGAGATGGTGCAACGACGACGTTGCCGGTGAGGTATCGCGGCAGGCTGGTGCGGACGGCGGGAGTGAAGATGACGCGTGACGAGGTGCGGAGGTGTGCCTGGGGCGTGATGGTTCTTGGGTTCTATGCCATGCTGTGTTTTGCGGTGATAGCGCTGGATCACTTTGTCTACAGAgcgctggagctgctgctggccTGGACTAGGGACGTACCAGAGATCAAATTCCAAATTGACGTGAATTTGGAA GTCGGGGGCCAGGCGATTGGCTTTATCGATTTCCCCATTGAGCGCTTCCACAATTCTTATAGCCACCGCCTGGATGTGCTCCCAGGTCACTGTGTgaagcctctctctcccccagactCCTCCATCATCACCTCCGCCTGCGTCCTCCTCCTCACAGGCCTCCTCCTCGTCCTAGGCCAGGTGTTTGCGCGGCGCCTACGCAGAAAGATCTGCGCCTCCTTCTACAACGAACGCGAGGAGGAGCGGACCCACCATCTCCTGCAGAAGATTCTAgacgagagggaaagagagaaggaggataaTTGA
- the LOC134469841 gene encoding basic proline-rich protein-like: MSEAREKLYKEYVRRNMARFATQVKVMTILPHLPFLSQSDREAIEAKRETTGNYGAIQLLLERLKQRDNWPEEFISGLEKCGQTKLAQEMREKYESLKQTTAASDSAPAAPPEPSPAPAPAPPADAPPPPASASTPKLPSQPKTAPKAVAAPPEDASSQPPLASSSPSKATPPPSSSTSTEPPSTQKTPAVAPPEEASSQPAPPPSTDAEAGSSQSTAVTETTAVVLAPDIPDGTAAGAPSEKMPESSTEVLDQKSPTKEPAPEPPQPVKASSQETSQVSTEQPSGEDKVQLPPSDSQTTTTSSPGPAAAPTSTPAPPSDSAPAAAPNSEAAPTTAPPPAASAEPAPAPDSAPIASAPTPTPAPASAPEGEPTAVSDPSPTAAGPTPAAAADPAPATAADPSPAPEPTPTAAAPTPTPALTSDSAPVPATAPATAPADALADAPVPETASAAPAAADAPATAAVPETTPTHAPELAPEPAPSSPAPAPEPATTDTSVAGPAPAASPAHESTHTDAADTPAAAAPTPVPEPVPTPFPAAAPVSAAAPVPAADASETAPTTALIPAPADAASAPEPEPTPAPAPTLAAAPVPAPEPLTTNTAAPTPAPTPAPAPAAAPAPEPAPTTVPEPAPVPAAAAAAVPDPELTTAPADAPAAPEPAPTADSTAAPTAPAAEPAPTPVPADSPPAPEPAPTADSSVAPTAPAASAPEPAPVADSTAAPSASAPEPAPTTADAPPADAPPTSTPVVALIHQPPPSLVDSEEEEFSSKPGVLQSVAEGGIPVTSQEEPSAATDNQPTELPLAASEDMGVNTEAADLASEVKAESNPAASIASEVNTESNPADLAGEGNTESNPDDLACEGNVESNPADVASEVNTESNPTDEVSEVIAELHTADEASEVNVASDLVSSTANTDMSCKTVLQPDPAQSHTPSQEPVSVKENGSPPHQPNGVLNDQAPTSPHHTVKEEPHESVCSSALSSQELSTQVHVAEVHVEPTMQNQDDEAQGVTGNAGSSETAASNHSDVATSDTSLTEQQAASNHHSLAASIVGNEVHLSPTKEEALGTEDPSSPKTEVVVVSQEAAQAKEEQREQKGGGEKGGEEQAVSLLAGVLPAIQNHPLVPAAAAVGVCALLFAWKLRK, from the exons ATGTCTGAGGCCAGGGAGAAGCTGTACAAGGAGTATGTGCGGAGGAATATGGCGCGCTTTGCAACCCAAGTGAAAGTCATGACCATCCTCCCTCACCTGCCCTTTCTATCACAGTCTGACAGA GAGGCCATAGAGGCAAAGCGGGAAACGACGGGCAACTACGGCGCCATCCAGCTGCTACTAGAACGCCTGAAGCAGAGGGACAACTGGCCAGAGGAGTTCATCAGTGGTCTGGAGAAGTGTGGACAGACCAAACTCGcccaggagatgagagagaagtaCGAGTCCCTGAAACAAACCACAG CTGCCTCTGATTCCGCTCCTGCTGCTCCCCCTGAACCCtcacctgctcctgctcctgctcctcctgctgatGCTCCGCCTCCTCCCGCTTCAGCCAGCACCCCCaaacttccctcccaacccaAGACGGCTCCCAAGGCTGTCGCCGCCCCACCTGAAGATGCCTCTAGCCAACCGCCTCTTGCCTCAAGCTCGCCTTCCAAAGCTACACCTCCACCCAGCAGCAGCACCTCCACCGAACCGCCTTCCACACAGAAGACACCTGCTGTTGCCCCGCCTGAAGAGGCCTCTAGCCAGCCGGCTCCACCTCCAAGCACTGATGCTGAAGCTGGATCGTCTCAGAGTACGGCAGTCACAGAAACAACGGCGGTTGTCCTTGCACCTGACATTCCCGATGGCACGGCAGCGGGTGCTCCCTCTGAAAAGATGCCCGAGTCTTCCACTGAGGTTTTGGATCAAAAGTCACCCACCAAAGAACCTGCTCCAGAGCCTCCACAGCCAGTGAAAGCATCTTCACAAGAAACAAGTCAG GTCAGCACAGAGCAACCATCTGGAGAGGACAAAGTGCAACTTCCACCATCGGACAGCCAAACCACCACGACTTCTTCTCCAGGTCCAGCTGCCGCTCCAACTTCCACACCTGCCCCTCCCTCTGAttctgcccctgctgctgccccTAACTCTGAAGCTGCACCCACAACTGCCCCTCCCCCTGCTGCTTCTGCTGAACCCGCTCCTGCCCCAGATTCCGCACCCATAGCTTCCGCTCCAACACCCACACCTGCCCCTGCTTCTGCCCCTGAAGGTGAACCCACAGCTGTATCCGATCCTTCCCCTACTGCTGCTGGCcccactcctgctgctgctgctgaccctgCTCCTGCCACCGCTGCTGACCCCAGTCCTGCCCCCGAACCCACACCCACAGCTGCAGCTCCGACACCCACACCTGCCCTGACCTCTGATTCTGCTCCGGTGCCTGCCACCGCACCCGCCACTGCCCCTGCTGATGCTCTTGCTGATGCTCCTGTCCCTGAAACTGCCTCTGCTGCCCCTGCTGCAGCTGATGctcctgctactgctgctgtacctgaaaccacacccacacatgcccCTGAACTTGCCCCAGAACCTGCTCCTTCTTCCCCTGCCCCTGCTCCCGAACCTGCAACCACAGATACATCTGTAGCGGGACCTGCCCCTGCTGCTTCTCCTGCccatgagagcacacacacagatgctgctgATACCCCTGCTGCTGCCGCACCCACACCTGTCCCTGAACCAGTGCCCACACCTTTCCCTGCTGCTGCCCCCGTCTCTGCTGCTGCCCCTGTCCCTGCTGCTGATGCCTCTGAAACCGCACCCACAACTGCACTCATACCTGCCCCTGCTGATGCTGCTTCTGCCCCTGAACCAGAGCCTACACCTGCCCCTGCCCCTACCCTTGCTGCTGCCCCTGTCCCTGCACCCGAACCACTAACCACAAACACAGCTGCACCCACACCTGCACCAACACCTGCCCCTGCTCCAGCTGCTGCTCCTGCCCCTGAACCTGCACCCACAACCGTACCCGAACCCGCacctgttcctgctgctgctgctgctgctgtccctgaCCCTGAACTCACTACTGCCCCTGCTgatgctcctgctgctcctgaaCCCGCACCCACGGCTGATTCCACAGCTGCCCCCACCGCTCCTGCCGCTGAACCGGCACCTACACCTGTCCCTGCTGATAGTCCTCCTGCCCCTGAACCCGCACCCACGGCTGATTCCTCAGTTGCTCCTACCGCTCCTGCTGCTTCTGCCCCTGAACCCGCACCCGTGGCTGATTCCACAGCTGCCCCTTCCGCTTCTGCCCCTGAACCCGCACCCACAACTGCTGATGCTCCTCCTGCGGATGCTCCTCCTACCTCGACCCCTGTGGTCGCTCTGATACACCAGCCGCCTCCCTCTCTGGTggacagcgaggaggaggagtTCTCCAGCAAGCCTGGAGTTCTACAGAGTGTGGCTGAAGGAGGCATCCCAGTCACATCCCAGGAGGAGCCCAGCGCAGCCACAGATAATCAACCTACTGAGCTTCCCTTAGCGGCCTCAGAGGATATGGGGGTCAACACAGAGGCAGCTGATTTGGCCTCTGAAGTGAAAGCTGAATCTAATCCTGCTGCTAGTATTGCCTCTGAAGTTAACACTGAATCTAATCCTGCTGATCTTGCCGGTGAAGGTAACACTGAATCTAATCCTGATGATCTTGCCTGTGAAGGTAACGTTGAATCTAATCCTGCTGACGTTGCTTCTGAAGTTAACACTGAATCTAATCCTACTGATGAAGTCTCTGAGGTTATCGCTGAGTTGCACACTGCTGATGAAGCCTCTGAAGTTAATGTTGCCTCTGATTTGGTTTCCTCCACAGCCAACACTGACATGAGCTGCAAAACTGTACTGCAGCCAGATCCAGCTCAGAGTCATACCCCCAGTCAAGAACCTGTAAGTGTGAAAGAGAATGGCAGTCCGCCCCATCAGCCGAACGGAGTACTGAATGACCAAGCCCCCACTTCTCCTCACCACACTGTGAAGGAGGAGCCCCATGAATCTGTGTGCAGCAGTGCCCTCAGCTCCCAAGAGCTAAGCACGCAGGTGCATGTAGCGGAGGTTCACGTTGAACCAACGATGCAAAATCAAGATGACGAGGCGCAGGGCGTGACAGGAAACGCAGGCTCTAGTGAGACAGCCGCGAGTAACCACAGTGACGTTGCAACAAGCGATACCAGTTTGACCGAGCAGCAGGCAGCTAGCAACCACCACAGCCTCGCAGCGAGCATTGTGGGAAACGAAGTCCATTTGAGCCCGACGAAAGAAGAAGCTTTGGGCACAGAAGACCCCAGCAGTCCAAAGACGGAGGTCGTTGTCGTAAGCCAAGAAGCAGCACAGGCCAAAGAGGAGCAACGAGAACAGAAGGGGGGAGgcgagaaagggggagaggaacaGGCTGTATCACTCTTGGCAGGAGTCTTACCGGCGATTCAGAACCATCCTCTGGTTCCGGCAGCAGCTGCCGTAGGTGTCTGTGCACTGCTTTTCGCCTGGAAACTAAGGAAATGA
- the LOC134435214 gene encoding uncharacterized protein LOC134435214 yields MPYASDKLEKGFLNRNRPRIAKEVKAMEIMQHLYCLTISDKEEVQATNRMDGNIHAMHKLLDNLVRRQNWPDQFIEALEVCDHTILAQEMRDAYDLLQPSYKKQEPTPPSPRPAPAMPADYQPPSPALVTPASAPAPVHSPPQAAECVPPPRFSPPPSNSIVFPIPTVAAPQPPIHPGTTTTQPALQPNTAPYPAASSSPAPAVMIPEASPSAAVHATTGPPVDGAQRPEMSSVAPGSGTTTSLGSMRNVHPAEVSYTSGSAEAGAGAGAGPGAGTWLGPRSPFFNQTPSESLLSARAPVQETVPPSVKEATLQLEPEETSEESMQQDSEVHLPPERQTTTTPPPIPVAATAAPAPAPAPATAPAPAVVPFAAAAPRRPSPPPLENDMEEEFFSKPGVLRSVVEVPAAQQQPSTMNHEESDICSTSSDDLEISRAAPNSTCAGPATTRTPSLSNKSPQAAAATPWSSVKAAGPCPEVGLQGASVSNPAEADVCSMSSDDLEVSRAASNANHGGPVATRMPSLANNGPQEAAAATSWSSVKAAGPCPEVGLQGAPVSSPAEVHHHQRESVNISHSSSLPYGVLDEGGFSSHRIPTEEHYEDADQSTMEHVIHVQQEPSIQNWAGQTPRVSRNDEAAVTQKTSAECHSPEPSRDLRHTDNFDSSKKTAVSTEGKGKSSHAEENRGTGGEEVERNEKNEQKEVTSAVLPRTPRNGPLIPAAVTVIGVIVVAVIFVWKTRR; encoded by the exons ATGCCGTACGCCAGTGATAAACTCGAGAAAGGCTTCCTGAACCGGAACCGGCCCCGCATTGCCAAAGAGGTGAAAGCAATGGAAATTATGCAACACCTTTATTGCCTGACCATTAGTGACAAG GAGGAAGTGCAAGCGACAAATAGAATGGACGGCAATATTCATGCAATGCACAAGCTGCTGGATAATCTGGTGCGAAGGCAGAACTGGCCCGATCAATTCATAGAGGCACTTGAGGTCTGTGACCACACCATCCTCGCCCAGGAGATGAGAGATGCGTATGACCTACTACAACCCAGTT ATAAGAAGCAAGAACCAACACCCCCATCCCCTAGACCCGCTCCTGCAATGCCAGCAGACTACCAGCCTCCCTCCCCTGCTTTGGTGACACCTGCATCTGCGCCAGCTCCTGTGCACTCACCCCCACAAGCAGCCGAATGTGTCCCTCCTCCAAGGTTTTCTCCCCCTCCAAGCAACAGTATAGTATTTCCCATTCCTACTGTGGCAGCTCCACAGCCTCCCATCCACCccggcaccaccaccacacaaccagCTCTCCAACCCAACACAGCACCCTACCCTGCAGCTTCCTCAAGCCCAGCACCAGCAGTGATGATACCAGAGGCAAGCCCATCTGCTGCGGTCCATGCGACGACGGGGCCACCAGTAGATGGAGCACAGAGGCCAGAGATGAGTTCTGTTGCCCCAGGGTCAGGCACCACCACCTCCCTTGGTTCCATGAGAAATGTCCATCCTGCAGAGGTCTCGTACACCTCCGGGTCAGCAGaggcaggggctggggctggggctgggccagGGGCTGGAACATGGCTGGGTCCACGTAGTCCGTTCTTTAACCAGACGCCTTCAGAGTCTCTGCTGTCAGCTAGAGCTCCCGTCCAGGAGACAGTCCCACCCAGTGTCAAAGAGGCGACACTGCAGCTGGAACCAGAGGAGACCTCGGAGGAGTCCATGCAGCAG GACAGTGAAGTCCATCTTCCACCTGAAAGGCAAACGACCACCACACCACCTCCTATACcggttgctgctactgctgctcctgctcctgctcctgctcctgctactgctcctgctcctgctgtggTTCCATTTGCTGCTGCAGCACCTCGACGGCCTTCACCTCCCCCGCTGGAGAACGACATGGAGGAGGAGTTCTTCAGCAAGCCTGGAGTTCTCAGAAGCGTAGTGGAGGTGCCTGCTGCCCAACAACAGCCTTCTACCATGAACCACGAAGAGTCTGACATTTGTTCTACGTCTTCTGATGACCTTGAAATCAGTAGAGCTGCTCCAAACTCCACTTGTGCTGGGCCTGCCACCACTAGAACGCCATCTCTGTCCAACAAAAGCCCTcaggcagcagcagccacacCTTGGTCCTCAGTCAAGGCTGCTGGTCCATGCCCTGAAGTGGGCTTGCAAGGGGCTTCAGTATCCAATCCTGCTGAGGCTGATGTTTGTTCTATGTCTTCCGATGACCTTGAAGTCAGTAGAGCTGCCTCAAACGCCAATCACGGTGGGCCTGTCGCTACCAGAATGCCATCTCTGGCCAACAACGGCCCTCaggaagcagcagcagccacatctTGGTCCTCAGTCAAGGCTGCTGGTCCATGCCCTGAAGTGGGCTTGCAAGGGGCTCCAGTATCCAGTCCTGCTGAGGTTCACCACCACCAAAGGGAATCTGTGAATATCAGTCACAGCTCCAGCCTGCCCTATGGTGTCTTAGATGAGGGAGGGTTCTCTTCGCATCGCATCCCCACAGAGGAACACTATGAGGATGCTGACCAAAGCACCATGGAACATGTGATCCATGTTCAACAGGAGCCGTCCATTCAGAATTGGGCTGGTCAGACACCGAGAGTGTCACGAAACGACGAAGCAGCTGTGACGCAGAAGACTTCCGCTGAGTGCCATAGCCCTGAACCATCGAGAGAtctgagacacacagacaatttTGACAGTAGCAAAAAGACTGCTGTCAGCACTGAGGGGAAAGGGAAGTCATCACATGCGGAAGAGAACAGAGGCACGGGAGGAGAAGAAgtagaaagaaatgaaaaaaatgagcaGAAGGAAGTGACCTCAGCAGTTCTTCCTCGGACCCCTCGAAATGGTCCTCTTATTCCAGCAGCCGTCACTGTCATTGGGGTCATCGTTGTTGCTGTGATCTTTGTCTGGAAGACGCGCAGATGA